Part of the Desulfolutivibrio sulfoxidireducens genome is shown below.
GGTCTTGGCCGAACGTCCCGGGGCCACAGTCATCGGCGAGGTCAAATGCAGCCATCTGCTTTTTAAGGACATCGCGGCCCATGGCGGCGTGCCGGTCATGGGCGCGGCCGGGCATTCGCTCATGAAATCCGAGATGTTGCGCCGGGGGGCGCTCCTGGCCGGGGAGATGAGCGGGCATCTGTTTTTCGCGGACCGCTATTTCGGCTTTGACGACGCCATCTACGCGGCCCTGCGTCTGGCCGGGATCGTCAGCCGGTCGGACATGCCCCTGTCGCGGATGCTTGACGACTGGCCGGCCACGGTCAGCACCCCGGAGATTCGGGTGGACTGTCCGGACGCGGTGAAATTCGCCGTTGTGGACCGGGCCGTGGCCCATTTCCGGGGCCTGTGCGACCTAATCGACGTGGACGGGGCGCGATTGGTGTTTCCTGACGGCTGGGGCCTGGTGCGGGCCTCCAACACCCAGCCGGCCCTGGTCTTGCGCTTCGAGGCCGAGACCCCGGAAAGGCTTTCCGAGATACGCCGTCTCGTGGAGGAACCGCTTGCGGCCTGGATCGCGGAAATGGCAACGTAGCGCCAGCTTTACATCCAGCCCGAATCATCGCATTTTGACCGCTATACTCCTTACCGGACATGCGCGTGACGCCGGCCCCGAAAGAGCCGCGCGCCGTCTAGTTCCTTCGGAAACGGATACCCTATGCGCCACAAGAAAATCTGGATAGCCCTGGCCCTGTGTCTGATCGCCGCCCTGGCGGCCTGGAAATACTGGGGCGGCGGGGACAAGGCCCCGAAAGTCCTGGCCGAGGCCGAGGTCAAGACCGGCCAGGTGCGCAAGGTCCTGGAGGCCACAGGCATCATCAAGGCCCAGGTCGGGGCCATCGTCAAGATCGGGGCCCGGGCCACCGGGACCATCCAGGACATGCGGGTCAAGGTCGGGGACCGGGTGACCAAGGGCCAGGTCATCGCCCTGGTGGACTCCCGCGAGGACGCCTCGCGCTTAAACGAGGCCACGGCCCGCCTGGCCCGCACCGAGGCCGAACTCAAGCAGGTGCTCGAGGTCTATCCCAAGCGCGTGGCCGAGGCCCAGGCCGAACTGGCCCTGTCCCGGGCCAAGGCCGACTACGCCTCGGTCAACCTCAGGCGTCAAAAGGAGCTGTTCGCCAAGGAGCTGGTGTCCAGGGACGTGCTGGACCAGGCCCGGCGTGACGCCCTGGTGGCCCAAAACGAGTTGGCCGCCCGGGAGGTCACCCTGGCCCGGACCAAAACGGAATTCGAAAAGGAGCGCATCAAGGCCGAACGCTCGAAGGAGGAGGCCCAGGCCGCCCTGGTCACGGCCGAGACCAAGCTCACCTACGCGCGCATCGTAAGCCCCATCGACGGCGTGGTGTCCAACGTCACGGTGCAGCAGGGCGAGACCGTGGTGGCCGGACTCCAGGTGGCCAACCTGATCACCGTGCTCGACCCAACCCGCCTGGAGATGTGGATCTACGTGGACGAGACCGACGTGGGCCAGGTCACGCCGGGCATGCGCGTGGAATTCCGGGTGGATTCCCTGCCCGGGGAGATCTTTTCCGGCCAGGTGGACCAGATCTATCCCCAGCCGGAAATCCGCGACAACATCGTCTATTATCAGGCCCTGGTGCGCCTGAACCCGGAGCAGTCCCAGCGGCTTCGGCCGGAGATGACCACCCACTGTCAGATCGTGGTCCAGGAGAAAAAGGACGTGCTGGTCATCCCCAACGCGGCCCTGAAGTGGATCGGCAGCCGGCAGGTGGTCTTCGTGGTCGGACCGGGCGGCGCGGTCCGGGAGACGCTCCCCGAACTGGGCCTGGCCGGGCTCAACGAGACCGAGGTGCTGGGCGGACTTTCCGCCGGCGACAGGGTGGCGGTGCAGATCGTGCTGCCCGGGACCATGACCGGGGCGTCGCGCCCGAACGGGACCTCCGGACAGGGCGGACAGGCCGGACAGGCCGGACAGGCCGGACAGGGCGCGCCCGGAATGGGCCGGGGCCAGGGCGGTGCGTCGTCCGGCCGGTAGACGACGCGGGAACACCCATGAACGCATCCCCCACTCCCCCGGTCCCCGGTCAGCCCCCCTCCCCCATCGTACGCCTTGTGGACATCCGCAAGAGCTACCTCCTGGGCGACGTGACCTCCCACGTCCTGCGCGACGTGTCCCTGACCATCGAGTCCGGCGAGTTCACGGCCGTGCAGGGACCGTCCGGGTCGGGCAAGTCCACGCTTTTGCACATCCTGGGGCTTCTCGACCGCCCCACCTCCGGCAGCTACTTTTTGTGCGGCGAGAATGTGGCCGAACTCGACGACGACGCCCTTTCGGCCCGGCGCAACGCCACCATCGGCTTCGTGTTCCAGAGCTTCTACCTCATCCCCTACGCCACGGCCCTGGACAACGTGCTCCTTCCCGGCATGTACGCCGACACCCCCCGCCACGCCCTGCGCGAGCGCGGCCTGGAGTTGTTGCGCCAGGTGGGGCTGGCCGACCGGGCCGGACACAAGCCCTCGCAGCTCTCCGGGGGCCAGCAGCAGCGCGTGGCCCTGGCCCGGGCCCTGGTCAACGACCCGGACCTGATCCTGGCCGACGAGCCCACAGGCCAGCTCGATTCGGTCACCGGCGAGGAAATCATGTCCCTTCTGGCGGACATCAACGCCCGTAGCGGCAAGACCGTGGTGGTGGTCACCCACGACGACGCCACGGCGGCCCACGCCAGGCGGAGGATCCTGGTCCATGACGGCCGCGTGGTCTGATCTGACGCGCCTGACCCGCCTGTCCTGGCGCATCCTGTCCATGGCCGTCACGGCCGTCCACGCCCAGAAACTGCGCGGGGCCTTCGTGTCAAGCGCCGTGGCCCTGGGCATCGCGGCGCTTACGGTCATCGTGGCCTCGGTGGACGGGGCCAGGCAGAAGGCCCTGGAGATCGTGGAGTGGTTCGGCCCCAACGCCGTCCTGGTCCTTGGCGGTGACATCGAAAACCGCCCCGTGGGCCAGCGGGTCCTGACCCTGACCTGGGACGACGCCCGGACCATCGAGCGGTCCCTGCCCGGGGTCCAGGCCGTGGTCCCCATGCGCTCCAAGTCGTCGGTGATGCTCAAATACGAGGCCAAAAACGTGGTCCTCCCGGTGGTGGTGGGGTCCACGCAAAACTATGCCCAAAGCTGGGACTGGCCCCTGGTGGAGGGCCGGGACCTGACCGAGGAGGATCTGGCCCGCTCGGCCAAGGTCTGCCTGATCGGCGACGCCCCGGCCAAGGCCCTTTTCGGCGACGCCTCGCCCCTGGGAAAGACCATCCTGGTCCAGGACCTGCCGGTGCAGGTGGTGGGCCGGCTGGCCTACCGGGGGTTCACCGGCGGCGGCAGCGACACCACGGTGGACGACCGGATCATCATGCCCATCACCACCCTGACCCAGCGCTTCAACATGGACTCCAAATATTTCCGGGGGCTTCGGGTCAAATTCCACGACCCCTCGCTCATGGACGACCACCTGGCCAACCTCAAATCGCTTTTGCGCCACCAGCACGGCATCGGCCCCGGCGACCCCGACGACTTCTCGCTTCTGTCCGCATCGGACATCCTGAAATTCCTATCCGCCGTGACCGGGGGCATGACCGTGTTTCTGGGGGTGACCGCGGCGGTGGCCATCCTGGTGGGCGGGTTCGTTCTGGCCAACCTGATGTATCTGAGCGTGAGCGAGCGGCGCGAGGAGATCGGGCTGCGCAAGGCCCTTGGCGCGCCTGGATGGGCGGTGACGGTGCAGTTTCTGTGCGAGGCGTGTCTTTTGACGGCGCTTGGCGCGGTGATGGGCATCGGGCTGGGCATCGGGCTGGGGGAGATTCTCTCCAGCCTGGGGATGCTCAAGCTGGTCCTGACGCCCAAGATTCCCATCCTGTCGCTTGCGGCGGCCCTGGGCATCGCGCTGGTCTTCGGGCTCAAGCCAGCCCGCCGGGCCGCGTCCCTGGACCCCATCGAGGCCTTGCGGGGAGGGGGGGAATGACGCCCCGCGTCACACCGGCAGCCGGATGGTGAATCTGGTCCCCTTGCCCGGGGACGTGACGTAGCCGATCTCGCCCTTGTGGTCCTCGATGATGCGCTGGCACACGGCCAAGCCAAGCCCGGTGCCGCTCTCCTTGGTGGTACAGAAGGGCTCGAACATCCGCGAGGCCACATCCGGCGGGATGCCCGGGCCGTTGTCGGAGACCGTGACCAGGGCAAAGCCGTCCGCGAAGTCCGTGGACACCCGGACCTCGCCGCCCTCGGGCATGGCCTCGGCCGCGTTCTTCATCAGGTTGATCAGCACCTGGCGCAGCCGGCCGGCGTCGTGGGGCACCAGGGGGATGCCCCGGCCGGCCTCGAAGGTCACCCGCACCCCCCGGGTCTTGAGGCCCTCGGTCATCATCCGGACGGTCTCCTCCACTGTGACGCCTATGTCTCCGAGCTCGATGCGCGGCGGCACAGGACGGCTGAAATCGCGCACCTCGTTGAGCATGGCCTCCAGGCGCCGGGCCTCCTCCTCGACGATCCTCAGCTTTTCCGCATTCTTGTCGTCGTCGGCCAGGGTCCTGCGCACCTGCCGGGCGAACCCGCTCATGAGCATGAGCGGATTTTTGATCTCGTGGGACAGGTGGGCCGCCGCCTGCCCGATGGCCGCAAAGCGTTCGGAACGGATCAACTTTTCCTGGGCCTTGACCAGCTCGGCCTTCTTGCGCTCGACCTCCGCGCCGAGCATTCGGGAAAAACGCAGGGAAAACCACATGGCCACCACGAACCCGAAAAACACCACGGCCTCGAAAAGCACCACCACGAGCCATTCCCGGATCACCAGTCGTCCGATGAGCCCCTGGACCTCGGACTCCGGCGCGGCCAGGCACACCCCCCAGACGTTGCCCTGGTCGTCGTCCCCGGAGGGAAAGGCCGGACAGAAGGCCGCCAGCTTGCGCATCTCGGAGATGACCCCCCGGTGCCACCCGGACACATACCAGTCCGTGCCCTTCTGGCCCGTGAGGATGCGCTCCCGCAAAAGCCATTCGATGCGCGACCAGTCAAGCTCGGGATTGCGTTCCCGCCGGGTCTCGATGGAATGCTGGCCCAAGAACTGCTCCTCGTAGTGGTCCAGAAAATACCCCTGGTCGTCCACCACCCAGGCGTAACCGCTCTCGCCCGAGCGCACCCCATGGGCGTATTCCCTGGCCACGGCCATGGCGTCCAGGACCAGAAGGATCACCCCGGTCATCGTGTGGGTGTCGGTTTTGGAGGAGACGCCGGCGGCCATGAGCACCAGACGCCGGCCCGCGAACGGCCCCACCCGCGGCGCCACGACCCGGCCGACGTACACCGCGCCGGCCCGGGCCGGATCGAGGGCGAAGGCCAGGGCCGCTTTCGTGTCGAGTCCGGCGTCTCCGGGGAGTTCCCCGCTTGCGTCGAACCACTCGGGAGGACCGTCCATGCCGCGCGCAAAGCCCATGGCCAGGACCTTCCAGTGCTTGAGCATCTGGAAAAATGGGGAGATGGCGTCAACTGGGGACCCGGAGTCGGCGGGCATGCCGCGCCACACCTCGGACAGGCTGCGCAGGCTGGTCTTGAGAAACTCGAAATGCTCGTCGATGTCGGCGGCGATCTTTTCCGCCAGAAGAAGCTGCTGGCCGTTGAACTGGTCCGTGACGACCAGTTCGATCTCGTTTTTGGCCCGCCAGCCCATGAATGCGACCACCGCCATCAGGACGGCGAACAGCACCACGGCGGCGGCCAGAAATTTTCGGGTCATGATCCCCCATCCGGTCTTGGGCCAGAATATCCCCAACTATCCGGAATTCCCTACGGATGCAACCCGAAGTCTTCCCGCGCGCCAGGTGTTCCCGCCGCGCCCAAAGGCCCGGACATGGCGCGGGGCCGCGCTTTCCCTTGCCAAGCCCGCCCCGCCCGGGTACCCCCCTTTTCGGGAGACGCCACGCATGCACATGGAAAAAGGTTCAATCCTCGACATCGAGGTGGCCAAGCTGGCCTTCGGCGGCCGGGGACTGGCCCGGGTGGACGGTTTCGTGATCTTCTGCGATCGCGCCCTGCCGGGACAGACGGTCCGGGCCGAGCTGACCAAGGTTCACAAGGGTTTTGCCGAGGCTAGGCTTGTGGAGGTCCTTTCGGCCTCGCCGGATCAGATCGATCCCTTCTGTCCGCATTTCGGCCAATGCGGCGGCTGCGTCTGGCAGGATCTGGCCTACCCGGCCCAACTCTTCTGGAAACGGGAACAGTTGGCCGAAAGCCTGCGCCACCTGCCCGGGATCGAGGACGTCCGGGTGGCCGACACCGTCGCCTCGCCCGAGACCCGGCGGTTCCGCAACAAAATGGAATTCGCCTTCGCCGGGTCCCTGCACCTGGGCCTTTACGCGCGCACCGCGCCGGGAAGGATCTGCGACGTGACCGACTGCGGCATTGCCGGCCCGCGAACCATGGCCATGCTGGGCGCGGCCAGGGAATTTTGCCGGGGTTTCGGGCAGACGGCCTTCGACCCCAAAACCGGCAAGGGCCTGTGGCGACATCTGGTCATCCGCGAGTCCAGGGCCACGGGCCAGACCATGGTCCAGCTCATCACCGCCCCCCGGGGCGACGCGCAAAAGGCCGCCAAGGCCCTCTGTGAACATCTCACGGCCGCCTTTCCGGACATGACCACCTTCGTGCATTCCACACGCCAGACCAAGGCCGCCGTGGCCGCCGGGGAACGCCTGGAATCGGTCACGGGGCCGGGATTCATCGAGGACCGAGTGGGGAACACGGCCTTTCGCATCTCCCCGGACTCCTTCTTCCAGACCAACACCGCCGGAGCTCAGCGCCTCTACGACACGGTCATGGCCGCCGCCGCCCTCACCGGCTCACAGACCGTCTGGGACCTCTACTGCGGCTCCGGGGGCATCGCCCTATACGCCTCGGCCAAGGCCAAACAGGTCATCGGCGTGGATTCCTCGGCCATGAGCATCCGCGACGCCAAGACCTCGGCCGGGGAAAACGGCATCGTCAACTGCGAATTCGTGAAAGGCGACGTGCGCCAGACCGTGGAATCCCTGCGCACCAAAAAACCCGACGTGGTCTTCCTGGACCCGCCCCGGGCCGGGACCCACCCGGAGGTGCTGGCCTCCCTGCGCCTTCTCACCCCCTCGCGCATCGTCTACGTCTCGTGCAACCCGGCCACCCTGGCCCGGGACGCGGCGGCGCTCCTCGGAGACTACCAGGTGGACAGCGTCACCCCCGTGGACATGTTCCCCCACGGCCCACACATCGAATGCGTCCTTGGGCTTGCCCGCAGGAAATAACCTCGGGGAGAGGGCTTCGCCCCCTCCCCGAACCCCTTCCCCGCCCGGGGGAAATCATTCCCCCCGGACCCCCCGTTTCCGCCGCGCGTTTTCCATTGCGCAAGGCGCAACGGAAAACGCGCGGCGGAAACGGGGGGATTCGGCAGGGATGGTACCACCGGCGTGGGAAAGGGCTTTCGCGGAGCGTATCGAACGTTTTTGAAGAGGGGTCCAGGGGGGAAACTTTTTGAAAAAAGTTTCCCCCCTGGCCGCCGGTGGCCTGCCTACTCCGCGCGTTTTTCGGGAGCGGGCAGGGATTTGCCGGTCATGGATTCGATGTCGATGCGGATCACGGCGGCAGCCGAAAGGGCCTCTGGCGCGAAGCCCTGTTCGGGGCCGCCGTGGGCGCGCATGATCACCCGCAGGCCGTAAAGTTTTTCCTCGGGGTCGGTCAAAAACACGGCCCGGCCGAAACCGATCACCGAGCGATAGTGGGTGGTGAACCGGCAGGGCAGATCCCCGGGGACGATGGCCACGTCCGCGTCCACCTCGAAGCAGATCTCGGGGTTATTGGCCAGGGCCTCGATTTTTTTGCCCTTGCGGGAGGAATGGAGATAGAGGGCGCCGGGTTCGTAGCCGAAATTGACCGGCACAACGTAGGCCCGGCCCTCCGAGATCATGCCCAGGCGACAGACGCGCTGGGAGTGAAGAATGGCCTCGATGTCCCGCGTATTCGTGATTTCCCTGTCGGCCTTGCGCATATTCCCGCCTTACGAGCCGATCACGGCTTCCATGGAATCCAGGAAGCGGGACATGAGGTCCCGAAGGGGCGCGAACGACGCCCGGCCGTTGTGCATGGCCTTCGGAGTCTGAACGAAGTTGCCGGGCACGATCTCCGACCCGCAGTGCTTGATGAGCGACACCAGGTTGGCCGGGGCCGTTTCCAGGTGGAACTGCAGGCCGGCCACCCGGTCGCCCAGGACAAAGGCCTGGTTGGCGCAACCCGGGCTCGACGCGGCATGGATCGCGCCGGTCGGGATGGAAAAGGTGTCGCCGTGCCAGTGAAAGGCGGTGAAGGTCTCGGGGAAGCCGGCGAACAGGGGATGCGCCGCGCCCTGGGGGGTGAGCGTCACCGGCTGCCAGCCGATTTCGGGATGTTCTCCCTTGGTCACCTGGCCGCCCAGGACGTCGCACACAAGCTGCGCCCCGAGACAGATGCCGAGAACCCCCTTGCCGGCATCCACGGCCGCCCGGATGGCCGTTTTTTCGGCCGCGAGCCAGGGATGGGCCTCTTCCTCGTAAATGTTCATGGGGCCGCCCAGGACCACCAGGAAGTCGAAGACGTCCGGGGCGGCCGGGGTCTCGTCGGCGTCCAGGCGGGTCGTGGCCAGGTGATGGCCCTTGGCCTCGGCCCACAGCCGGATGGTGCCGAGGTCCTCGAAGGCGACGTGCTGGAAGGCGTGGATACGCATGGGACCGTCCTTTTCGCAGGGGTTCGGGATGCCGGTCGGGGCCGGGGGGCGGCCCTCGTCGAATATCAATTGATTTTCGATCCCGGCCGGGACGTTGTCAAGCCCGCGCGGTGACAGCCGCATCCGTTCCGGCTAGGATGTCAGAAGCGGCCATGATCCCCGACATGGGGCAACTCCCCGGCCCCCCAAGGAGCGCGCCATGAAACATCCCGCACAACATCCCGAAACCCTGGCCCTGCACGCCGGGCACACCCCGGATTCCGACACCCTGTCCCGGGCCGTGCCCATACACCAGACCACGAGCTATCTTTTCCGGGACGCGGCCCACGCCGCCGATCTGTTTGCCCTGAAAACCCCGGGCTACATCTACACCCGGATCATGAACCCGACCACGGACGTACTGGAGAAGCGGCTGGCGGCGCTGCACGGGGCCTCGGCGGCCCTGTGCACGGCCTCGGGCATGGCGGCCATCTTCTACGTGGCCGCGACCCTGGCCCGGGCCGGGCAGAACTTCGTGTCCGGCTCGAATCTCTACGGCGGTACACACACCCTTTTCGAGCATACCCTCAAACGCTTCGGCATCGAGGTCCGGCTCGTGGATTCCTCGGATCCGGCCAATTTCGAGCGGGCCGCCGACGCGAACACCCGTTTTCTCTATTCGGAGTCCATCGGCAATCCGCGCTGCAACGTGGACGATCTGGAGGGCATCGCGGCCGTGGCCAGGCGTCTTCGGGTGCCGTTTGTCCTGGACAACACCGTGGCCCCGCCCCCGGTGTTCAACCCCTTTGACGTCGGCTGCGACATCGCGGTCTATTCCCTGACCAAGATGATCGCCGGCCACGGCACATGCATCGGCGGGGCCGTGGTCGAGGGCGGCGGGTTCGACTGGAAGGCCGCCGGCAAATATCCGGAGATCACCGAGCCCGACCCCACCTACCACGGGACCAATTTCTGGGATGCCCTGTGCGCGCTCGAAGGCACGCCGTGCACCGCCTTTTGCACCAAGCTGCGCACGGGTCTGGCCCGGGACATCGGGGCCTCGCCCGCGCCCATAAACAGCTTCCTGATCCTCCAGGGCCTGGAGACCCTGCCCCTGCGGGCCCGGGCCCACTGCGCCAACGCCGGCCGCGTGGCGGCCTTTCTGGCCGGGCATCCGGCCGTGTCCTGGGTCAACTACGCCGGCCTGCCCGACCACAGGGACCATGCCCGGGCCAGAAAATATTTCCCCCTGGGACCCGGGGCGGTCTTCGGTTTCGGGGTCAAAGGCGGCCTGTCCGCCGGCCGGAGGTTCATCGAGTCCGTGAGGCTGTGCTCGCACCTAGCCAACATCCTGGACGCCAAGACCCTGGTCATCCACCCGGCCAGCACCACTCATTCCCAGTTGACGCTCGAAGAACAACTGGAGGCGGGCGTGCCGCCGGATCTGGTGCGCATCTCCGTGGGCATCGAGCACGTTGACGACATCATCGCCGACCTGGATCAGGCCCTGACGGCCTCGCAGGGGGAGGAGTAAGGGAAGGGTGAAAAGAAATCCTCCGGATTCCAAAGGGGGCTGGCCCCCTTTGGAATCCCCGCAAAGGGTGACGGCAAGACGGATGGAAACGGTTCCCCGGGTCTTTCCCGGATAGCCGCGAAACGACCAGACCGATCCGGCCGGACGAGGGAAGCGGCACGGTGGCGGGATGGGGTCTTTCCGGTCTTTCGCGGATCGTCGGGGAGGAATCGCGCCGCTCAGGCCGGGCGAGGGGTCGCCGGAAAAAGACGGCGGGGGCATCCGCGAAGCGGAATTTGCCGCCGCCGGCTTTTTTCGCCGATCCCAAGCCCGGCGGCCCCCATCCCGCCGAGCCCGCCCCCTTAAAACTTGGGAAAATCAAGGACGATAGGCTTTCCCGACCGGCGAGCCTTCCCTCCGTCCATGCCCACCCGGGGCAGAATCTCTTCCAAAAGCCCCGCCGCCTCCGGATGCTCCGGCTCCAGGGACACAAGGGATTGCACGGCGTCGTGGGCCTTGTCCCATTTGCGCCCGGCCACGTACATCCGGGCCATGGCCAGATACGCCGTGGGCGTGCCGCCGATCTGCTTGATGGCCGATTTGAGGTATTTTTCCGCCCGCACCGGTTCCCCGGCATCCCGGCAGGCATCGGCCGCCGCGATGTAGGCCCGGCCGTCCCGGGGACTCACCTCCATGGCCTTTTCGAAAAACGTCAGGGCGTCCAGGGGGAATCCGGCCTGGGCGAGCATGACGCCAGCCTCGTACTGCACGCCCGGACGCTC
Proteins encoded:
- a CDS encoding efflux RND transporter periplasmic adaptor subunit encodes the protein MRHKKIWIALALCLIAALAAWKYWGGGDKAPKVLAEAEVKTGQVRKVLEATGIIKAQVGAIVKIGARATGTIQDMRVKVGDRVTKGQVIALVDSREDASRLNEATARLARTEAELKQVLEVYPKRVAEAQAELALSRAKADYASVNLRRQKELFAKELVSRDVLDQARRDALVAQNELAAREVTLARTKTEFEKERIKAERSKEEAQAALVTAETKLTYARIVSPIDGVVSNVTVQQGETVVAGLQVANLITVLDPTRLEMWIYVDETDVGQVTPGMRVEFRVDSLPGEIFSGQVDQIYPQPEIRDNIVYYQALVRLNPEQSQRLRPEMTTHCQIVVQEKKDVLVIPNAALKWIGSRQVVFVVGPGGAVRETLPELGLAGLNETEVLGGLSAGDRVAVQIVLPGTMTGASRPNGTSGQGGQAGQAGQAGQGAPGMGRGQGGASSGR
- a CDS encoding ABC transporter ATP-binding protein; this translates as MNASPTPPVPGQPPSPIVRLVDIRKSYLLGDVTSHVLRDVSLTIESGEFTAVQGPSGSGKSTLLHILGLLDRPTSGSYFLCGENVAELDDDALSARRNATIGFVFQSFYLIPYATALDNVLLPGMYADTPRHALRERGLELLRQVGLADRAGHKPSQLSGGQQQRVALARALVNDPDLILADEPTGQLDSVTGEEIMSLLADINARSGKTVVVVTHDDATAAHARRRILVHDGRVV
- a CDS encoding ABC transporter permease, translating into MTAAWSDLTRLTRLSWRILSMAVTAVHAQKLRGAFVSSAVALGIAALTVIVASVDGARQKALEIVEWFGPNAVLVLGGDIENRPVGQRVLTLTWDDARTIERSLPGVQAVVPMRSKSSVMLKYEAKNVVLPVVVGSTQNYAQSWDWPLVEGRDLTEEDLARSAKVCLIGDAPAKALFGDASPLGKTILVQDLPVQVVGRLAYRGFTGGGSDTTVDDRIIMPITTLTQRFNMDSKYFRGLRVKFHDPSLMDDHLANLKSLLRHQHGIGPGDPDDFSLLSASDILKFLSAVTGGMTVFLGVTAAVAILVGGFVLANLMYLSVSERREEIGLRKALGAPGWAVTVQFLCEACLLTALGAVMGIGLGIGLGEILSSLGMLKLVLTPKIPILSLAAALGIALVFGLKPARRAASLDPIEALRGGGE
- a CDS encoding PAS domain-containing sensor histidine kinase, which gives rise to MTRKFLAAAVVLFAVLMAVVAFMGWRAKNEIELVVTDQFNGQQLLLAEKIAADIDEHFEFLKTSLRSLSEVWRGMPADSGSPVDAISPFFQMLKHWKVLAMGFARGMDGPPEWFDASGELPGDAGLDTKAALAFALDPARAGAVYVGRVVAPRVGPFAGRRLVLMAAGVSSKTDTHTMTGVILLVLDAMAVAREYAHGVRSGESGYAWVVDDQGYFLDHYEEQFLGQHSIETRRERNPELDWSRIEWLLRERILTGQKGTDWYVSGWHRGVISEMRKLAAFCPAFPSGDDDQGNVWGVCLAAPESEVQGLIGRLVIREWLVVVLFEAVVFFGFVVAMWFSLRFSRMLGAEVERKKAELVKAQEKLIRSERFAAIGQAAAHLSHEIKNPLMLMSGFARQVRRTLADDDKNAEKLRIVEEEARRLEAMLNEVRDFSRPVPPRIELGDIGVTVEETVRMMTEGLKTRGVRVTFEAGRGIPLVPHDAGRLRQVLINLMKNAAEAMPEGGEVRVSTDFADGFALVTVSDNGPGIPPDVASRMFEPFCTTKESGTGLGLAVCQRIIEDHKGEIGYVTSPGKGTRFTIRLPV
- the rlmD gene encoding 23S rRNA (uracil(1939)-C(5))-methyltransferase RlmD, giving the protein MHMEKGSILDIEVAKLAFGGRGLARVDGFVIFCDRALPGQTVRAELTKVHKGFAEARLVEVLSASPDQIDPFCPHFGQCGGCVWQDLAYPAQLFWKREQLAESLRHLPGIEDVRVADTVASPETRRFRNKMEFAFAGSLHLGLYARTAPGRICDVTDCGIAGPRTMAMLGAAREFCRGFGQTAFDPKTGKGLWRHLVIRESRATGQTMVQLITAPRGDAQKAAKALCEHLTAAFPDMTTFVHSTRQTKAAVAAGERLESVTGPGFIEDRVGNTAFRISPDSFFQTNTAGAQRLYDTVMAAAALTGSQTVWDLYCGSGGIALYASAKAKQVIGVDSSAMSIRDAKTSAGENGIVNCEFVKGDVRQTVESLRTKKPDVVFLDPPRAGTHPEVLASLRLLTPSRIVYVSCNPATLARDAAALLGDYQVDSVTPVDMFPHGPHIECVLGLARRK
- a CDS encoding pyridoxamine 5'-phosphate oxidase family protein — protein: MRKADREITNTRDIEAILHSQRVCRLGMISEGRAYVVPVNFGYEPGALYLHSSRKGKKIEALANNPEICFEVDADVAIVPGDLPCRFTTHYRSVIGFGRAVFLTDPEEKLYGLRVIMRAHGGPEQGFAPEALSAAAVIRIDIESMTGKSLPAPEKRAE
- a CDS encoding type 1 glutamine amidotransferase, producing MRIHAFQHVAFEDLGTIRLWAEAKGHHLATTRLDADETPAAPDVFDFLVVLGGPMNIYEEEAHPWLAAEKTAIRAAVDAGKGVLGICLGAQLVCDVLGGQVTKGEHPEIGWQPVTLTPQGAAHPLFAGFPETFTAFHWHGDTFSIPTGAIHAASSPGCANQAFVLGDRVAGLQFHLETAPANLVSLIKHCGSEIVPGNFVQTPKAMHNGRASFAPLRDLMSRFLDSMEAVIGS
- a CDS encoding O-acetylhomoserine aminocarboxypropyltransferase/cysteine synthase family protein — encoded protein: MKHPAQHPETLALHAGHTPDSDTLSRAVPIHQTTSYLFRDAAHAADLFALKTPGYIYTRIMNPTTDVLEKRLAALHGASAALCTASGMAAIFYVAATLARAGQNFVSGSNLYGGTHTLFEHTLKRFGIEVRLVDSSDPANFERAADANTRFLYSESIGNPRCNVDDLEGIAAVARRLRVPFVLDNTVAPPPVFNPFDVGCDIAVYSLTKMIAGHGTCIGGAVVEGGGFDWKAAGKYPEITEPDPTYHGTNFWDALCALEGTPCTAFCTKLRTGLARDIGASPAPINSFLILQGLETLPLRARAHCANAGRVAAFLAGHPAVSWVNYAGLPDHRDHARARKYFPLGPGAVFGFGVKGGLSAGRRFIESVRLCSHLANILDAKTLVIHPASTTHSQLTLEEQLEAGVPPDLVRISVGIEHVDDIIADLDQALTASQGEE